In Methanosarcina siciliae T4/M, one genomic interval encodes:
- a CDS encoding helix-turn-helix transcriptional regulator, with amino-acid sequence MNTNLLDLILFSEKRKAFLLLLKEGPKNTQEILDRLQVPRTSLLPQIKKLKEQNLVIHEEGMYSLSLIGEIIIEKMQPLLDTLEVFEKNEDYWADRKLTPIPPHLMKRISELGDYYLIEPDLSHTFDLSPEFVKHTSNSSRIHMFVSYFHPQFPIFFLNLARRGTEVSLVLSESVYLRFVEDFKKEGGEFLRMKNTSIFILDKEDVEIPAVVESSDKIMILGLFNESGRFDRQYIMSFEPGAIEWGKDLFEYLKSMSKEIKIKEK; translated from the coding sequence ATGAACACTAATTTGCTTGATTTGATCCTTTTTTCAGAGAAGAGGAAAGCTTTTCTCCTGCTCCTGAAAGAGGGACCGAAGAATACCCAGGAAATTCTTGATAGGCTTCAGGTTCCAAGAACCTCTCTTCTCCCCCAGATAAAGAAGCTGAAAGAACAGAACCTCGTAATCCACGAAGAAGGCATGTACAGCCTCAGCCTGATAGGGGAGATCATTATAGAGAAGATGCAGCCTCTTCTTGATACCCTGGAGGTTTTTGAGAAAAATGAGGATTACTGGGCTGACAGAAAACTCACACCCATTCCCCCTCATCTTATGAAACGGATAAGCGAACTTGGGGATTATTACCTGATAGAACCGGACCTGAGCCATACTTTTGATCTTAGTCCGGAATTCGTAAAACATACTTCGAACTCAAGCCGTATCCACATGTTTGTCTCTTATTTTCATCCCCAATTCCCCATCTTCTTCCTGAATCTTGCCAGAAGAGGCACTGAGGTCTCCCTCGTCCTGAGCGAATCTGTGTACTTACGGTTTGTGGAGGACTTCAAAAAAGAAGGAGGTGAGTTTCTCAGAATGAAGAATACAAGTATCTTTATTCTCGACAAAGAAGACGTGGAGATCCCTGCAGTTGTTGAATCTTCCGATAAAATAATGATTCTTGGACTGTTTAATGAAAGTGGACGGTTTGACCGTCAGTATATAATGAGCTTCGAACCCGGGGCAATAGAATGGGGAAAAGACCTGTTCGAATACTTAAAAAGTATGAGCAAAGAGATAAAAATTAAAGAAAAATGA
- a CDS encoding YhbY family RNA-binding protein → MEKEKLYQLKSDASKISPILNIGKNGVTETLVEELNKQIKANRLVKVKVLKSAEEGQDLKTIAEELAKATRSTIIDVRGRTVVLYR, encoded by the coding sequence ATGGAGAAAGAAAAACTATACCAGCTGAAATCCGATGCAAGCAAGATAAGTCCTATTCTTAATATTGGAAAGAATGGGGTCACTGAGACTTTGGTCGAAGAACTGAACAAACAGATAAAAGCTAATAGGCTTGTAAAGGTCAAGGTTCTCAAGAGTGCAGAGGAAGGACAAGATCTGAAAACTATCGCAGAAGAGCTTGCCAAGGCTACAAGGTCCACAATAATTGACGTACGCGGCAGGACAGTTGTGCTGTACAGGTAA
- the alaS gene encoding alanine--tRNA ligase, with amino-acid sequence MLEDEYQLDFFKNNGFVRKQCQKCGKFFWTRDPERNTCGDAPCDPYSFIGSPVFSREFNISEMREYYLSFFEARGHTRLNRYPVVARWRDDIYLTIASIADFQPFVTSGQVPPPANPLTISQPCIRLNDLDSVGRSGRHLTNFEMMAHHAFNKRDNEIYWKEHTLELCDELFYSLKVDPFAVTYKEEPWAGGGNAGPCVEVIVHGLELATLVFMDMKADKKGDIVIKGEPYSKMDNYIVDTGYGLERFVWASKGSPTIYDALFPGIVNELMGLAGLEHELNNTEYANILAQNARLAGFMDVSEKANLLELRKKVASSIGMTVDKLSTIMEPVEKVYAITDHTRCLTFMLGDGIIPSNVKAGYLARLVLRRTLRMMKDLDIRIPLTEIVDMHIRNMPEYPEFRMNFPVIQDILESEEEKFNATMERGRRIIQKSASHFKKSEEKIPLSQLTELYDSHGIPPEMAKEVAAEIGVGVEFPDNFYSIIGELHNKAEEKEEEVIPFAERLKHLPKTKRCFYDEPTRLEFEAVVLDVFDNHIVLDNTFFYAEGGGQPADIGTITVGDLVYKVVDVQVYEGVVVHIVDIPEGEPAITKGDIITGKVDERRRMTLARHHTATHIVNDAARKVLGKHIWQAGAQKFEDHSRLDLSHYKHISPEELKQIELLANRTVMENKRVVTEWMPRIEAEQVYGFGLYQGGVPPGEKIRIVKVGDDVEACGGTHCLSTGVIGPIKILKTERIQDGVERVEFAAGIAAVRAMQKMESLLVDSAKTLSVPPEHLPVSVERFFGEWKDLKKENERLKEDLARSRVYMMLGGATELAGFRVISEQISGADSLELQKIATELLKQENVVTLLASDLEGVKLVASVGEKAIECGINAGTLVREMSKIVGGGGGGKPALAMGGGTDPTKIPDALSRGLELIKEACKEA; translated from the coding sequence ATGCTTGAAGATGAGTATCAACTTGACTTTTTCAAAAACAACGGTTTTGTCCGGAAGCAGTGTCAGAAATGTGGCAAATTCTTCTGGACACGTGACCCTGAAAGAAATACGTGCGGAGATGCGCCCTGTGATCCCTATTCTTTTATTGGAAGCCCTGTTTTTTCCAGGGAATTCAATATTTCAGAGATGCGCGAATACTATCTTTCCTTCTTTGAAGCAAGAGGGCATACAAGGCTTAACCGCTATCCCGTAGTAGCCCGATGGAGAGACGACATTTACCTGACTATTGCTTCAATCGCAGACTTCCAGCCTTTTGTAACTTCAGGGCAGGTTCCTCCTCCTGCAAACCCCCTAACGATATCCCAGCCCTGCATCAGGTTAAACGACCTGGACTCTGTAGGAAGGAGCGGTCGCCATCTGACCAATTTTGAAATGATGGCTCACCATGCTTTCAACAAAAGGGACAATGAAATTTACTGGAAGGAGCATACCCTGGAACTCTGCGACGAGCTCTTTTACTCTCTCAAGGTAGACCCATTCGCCGTAACCTACAAAGAAGAGCCCTGGGCAGGCGGAGGCAACGCCGGTCCCTGTGTTGAGGTCATCGTGCATGGGCTTGAGCTTGCGACCCTTGTTTTCATGGATATGAAGGCCGATAAGAAAGGAGACATAGTGATCAAGGGCGAGCCCTATTCAAAGATGGACAACTACATCGTGGATACCGGATATGGTCTTGAGCGTTTTGTCTGGGCTTCCAAGGGTTCCCCTACGATTTATGATGCGCTTTTCCCCGGCATAGTAAACGAGCTCATGGGACTTGCCGGGCTTGAACATGAACTGAATAACACCGAGTATGCAAACATCCTGGCGCAGAATGCCCGGCTCGCAGGGTTTATGGATGTCAGCGAAAAGGCAAACCTGTTAGAACTCAGGAAAAAGGTCGCTTCAAGCATCGGGATGACCGTGGACAAACTCTCGACTATCATGGAACCCGTAGAAAAGGTCTATGCTATCACCGACCACACTCGCTGTCTCACCTTCATGCTCGGGGACGGAATCATTCCCTCCAATGTCAAGGCAGGGTACCTGGCTCGCCTCGTCCTTAGAAGGACGCTGCGCATGATGAAAGACCTTGATATCAGGATTCCCCTTACCGAAATCGTGGATATGCACATAAGGAACATGCCCGAGTACCCCGAGTTCAGGATGAACTTCCCTGTCATTCAGGACATTCTGGAATCCGAAGAGGAAAAGTTCAACGCTACTATGGAGAGAGGTCGCAGGATCATCCAGAAATCGGCGTCCCATTTCAAGAAGAGCGAAGAAAAAATTCCTTTATCCCAGTTAACCGAACTCTACGACTCACACGGGATCCCGCCTGAGATGGCAAAAGAAGTTGCAGCCGAGATCGGGGTAGGTGTGGAGTTCCCTGACAATTTCTATTCCATTATTGGAGAACTGCATAACAAGGCGGAAGAAAAGGAAGAAGAGGTAATTCCTTTTGCAGAAAGGCTCAAGCACCTCCCTAAAACCAAACGCTGTTTCTATGACGAACCCACCCGTCTGGAGTTCGAGGCAGTTGTCCTTGATGTGTTTGACAACCATATTGTGCTGGACAACACTTTCTTCTATGCGGAAGGCGGAGGGCAGCCTGCAGATATAGGGACCATCACTGTTGGAGATCTTGTATATAAGGTAGTTGACGTCCAGGTCTATGAAGGCGTAGTCGTACACATAGTTGACATCCCGGAAGGGGAACCTGCGATCACCAAAGGCGATATCATAACCGGAAAGGTCGATGAAAGGCGCAGGATGACTCTTGCAAGGCACCACACAGCAACCCATATCGTAAACGATGCAGCCAGAAAGGTCCTCGGAAAACACATCTGGCAGGCCGGAGCCCAGAAGTTTGAAGACCACTCCAGGCTTGACCTTTCCCACTACAAGCATATTTCCCCTGAAGAACTGAAGCAGATTGAGCTTCTCGCAAACCGGACGGTTATGGAAAACAAACGGGTGGTCACGGAATGGATGCCGAGGATTGAAGCTGAGCAGGTATACGGTTTCGGGCTCTATCAGGGTGGAGTGCCCCCAGGAGAGAAGATCAGGATTGTAAAGGTCGGAGACGACGTGGAAGCTTGCGGCGGAACCCACTGCCTGAGTACGGGTGTTATCGGCCCCATTAAAATCCTTAAAACCGAGAGGATTCAGGACGGGGTGGAAAGGGTCGAGTTTGCAGCCGGAATCGCAGCCGTGCGTGCCATGCAGAAAATGGAATCTCTTCTTGTTGATTCTGCAAAGACCCTGAGCGTGCCTCCGGAACACCTCCCGGTAAGTGTGGAGCGTTTCTTCGGAGAATGGAAAGACCTAAAAAAAGAAAACGAAAGGCTCAAGGAAGACCTTGCGCGGTCCAGGGTTTACATGATGCTCGGGGGCGCTACCGAGCTTGCAGGTTTCAGGGTTATTTCCGAACAAATTTCAGGAGCCGATTCCCTTGAACTCCAGAAGATAGCTACAGAACTCCTGAAACAGGAAAACGTAGTTACCCTTCTTGCAAGTGATCTTGAAGGCGTCAAGCTTGTGGCGTCGGTCGGAGAAAAAGCCATAGAATGCGGAATTAATGCCGGAACCCTTGTCCGTGAGATGTCAAAGATAGTAGGCGGAGGCGGAGGTGGAAAACCTGCCCTTGCAATGGGCGGCGGAACTGACCCCACAAAGATTCCGGATGCACTTTCCAGAGGGCTTGAACTCATAAAAGAGGCTTGCAAAGAAGCCTGA
- a CDS encoding class I SAM-dependent methyltransferase: MIDVARKKQFEKPLHGDKESVRFATPEPIARYRAQRLRCKTLADISCGIGGQTVFFAQQCEFVYAVEIDPKKIEYAKQNCEMYGLDNVEFICGDALDPEVIEQIPTVDVVFSDPFRPAEEDERHVSSLEPGIPNVLSAYGEKTKNFAFEAPPQMPPERIPFDCEKEYISLDGQLNRLTLYFGGLKQHDRLAVALPAGEGLVSKNLPLPQIKETGKMKLCAYEPEPSVVAAGLLPELVESMMQMAGPIVGAFELFRVDKKRLLLTSDALIKQSMIKHHYLVLKVCPFKPREINKFLKDGNVGSVVLRAGIKPEDYWEVRNEVEKGLEGKKAIHLFVKDRIAILCEMLFKV, translated from the coding sequence GTGATTGACGTGGCACGGAAAAAGCAATTTGAAAAACCCCTTCACGGGGATAAGGAAAGCGTGCGCTTTGCAACTCCTGAGCCTATTGCCCGCTACAGGGCACAGCGATTAAGATGCAAGACTCTTGCTGACATCAGCTGCGGGATAGGAGGGCAAACTGTTTTTTTTGCACAGCAGTGCGAGTTCGTATATGCAGTGGAAATTGATCCGAAGAAAATCGAGTATGCAAAACAGAACTGCGAAATGTACGGGCTTGACAATGTAGAATTCATCTGCGGGGACGCCCTTGACCCGGAGGTAATCGAGCAGATCCCGACAGTGGATGTGGTTTTTTCTGACCCCTTCCGCCCGGCAGAAGAGGACGAAAGGCACGTCTCAAGCCTTGAGCCGGGGATCCCGAATGTACTTTCAGCTTATGGGGAAAAGACAAAAAACTTCGCCTTCGAAGCCCCACCCCAGATGCCGCCTGAAAGGATTCCTTTTGATTGCGAAAAAGAGTATATCTCCCTGGACGGGCAGCTCAACCGCCTGACTCTCTACTTCGGCGGATTAAAACAGCATGACCGGCTTGCTGTGGCTCTTCCTGCAGGCGAAGGGCTGGTCTCAAAGAATCTGCCACTTCCGCAAATAAAGGAAACGGGAAAGATGAAACTCTGCGCTTACGAACCCGAACCCTCGGTTGTTGCAGCAGGGCTGCTTCCCGAACTTGTGGAATCCATGATGCAGATGGCAGGCCCGATTGTCGGGGCTTTCGAACTTTTCAGGGTTGACAAAAAGAGGCTTTTGCTGACCTCGGATGCCCTGATAAAACAATCCATGATCAAACATCACTATCTGGTCCTGAAGGTTTGTCCTTTTAAACCCCGCGAGATCAATAAGTTCCTGAAGGACGGGAACGTGGGAAGTGTCGTGCTCCGGGCAGGCATAAAACCCGAGGACTACTGGGAAGTTCGAAACGAAGTCGAAAAAGGACTTGAAGGGAAAAAGGCCATCCACCTCTTTGTAAAAGACAGGATAGCAATCCTCTGTGAAATGCTCTTTAAGGTGTGA
- a CDS encoding amidohydrolase family protein codes for MEVSETQIKFPAEFLKEKSGEPEESEEASKASPEVPKGPIDMHLHFVDFLQRTDGMQALLREMNNANIARTVVFGLPVKKKWEFFEPDMPQYYLDDNSKCYYYALADQIVAEHYMQLSPAEQKRIAPTLCGFNPTDKCAIYYIEEMFKKFPIWKGIGELLLRHDDLTNLTLEETARVNHPALYEVFEFCAEKGLPVNVHQNSTSVGTHDRFEYLHEMMGVLESHPDTTIVWAHCGASRRVTGKKYWEMIDLTLDNYPNLHVDISWVVYDDIICKENSKVPKEKWVKLIEKHSSRFMIGSDLCGHFDKLGQTMARYNELIKLLPADVAKKLLWENAEKLWFE; via the coding sequence ATGGAAGTTTCTGAAACACAGATAAAATTCCCGGCGGAGTTTTTGAAAGAAAAATCCGGGGAGCCTGAAGAATCTGAAGAGGCTTCAAAAGCCTCACCTGAAGTCCCTAAAGGGCCAATCGATATGCATCTTCATTTCGTAGACTTTCTCCAGAGGACTGACGGCATGCAGGCACTGCTTCGGGAAATGAATAATGCAAATATTGCAAGAACCGTGGTTTTTGGCTTGCCGGTAAAGAAAAAATGGGAATTTTTCGAACCCGACATGCCCCAGTACTATCTGGATGACAATTCGAAATGTTATTACTACGCCCTGGCTGACCAGATTGTGGCAGAGCATTACATGCAGCTTTCTCCTGCCGAACAAAAGAGAATCGCCCCTACACTCTGCGGCTTTAACCCGACAGACAAATGCGCGATCTATTATATCGAGGAAATGTTCAAAAAATTCCCCATATGGAAAGGAATCGGGGAATTGCTACTGCGCCACGACGACCTGACAAACCTAACTCTCGAAGAAACCGCAAGGGTTAATCATCCTGCCCTATACGAGGTCTTCGAATTCTGTGCTGAAAAAGGCCTTCCTGTAAACGTCCATCAGAACAGTACGTCGGTTGGGACCCACGACCGTTTCGAGTACCTGCACGAAATGATGGGGGTTCTGGAAAGCCATCCGGATACAACTATTGTCTGGGCTCACTGCGGGGCTTCCCGACGAGTTACCGGTAAAAAGTACTGGGAAATGATCGACCTTACACTGGATAACTACCCCAATCTTCATGTAGACATCTCCTGGGTTGTGTACGACGACATCATCTGCAAGGAGAACTCCAAGGTCCCAAAAGAGAAATGGGTGAAGCTTATAGAAAAACACTCTTCCAGGTTCATGATTGGAAGTGACCTGTGCGGGCACTTTGACAAACTCGGACAGACCATGGCCAGGTATAACGAATTGATCAAATTGCTTCCTGCGGATGTTGCAAAGAAACTTCTGTGGGAAAATGCGGAAAAATTATGGTTTGAATGA
- a CDS encoding DUF190 domain-containing protein — MQSVLLRIYLKQNTTYQDKSVHEAVLELLRDSGVNGATLLRGIEGYGADGKIHTLKILNLSNDLPVVVEAVDSEEKIRALVPKLKEIVGKELMTMQTVEVL; from the coding sequence ATGCAATCCGTACTTCTCCGTATCTACCTGAAACAAAATACGACCTACCAGGACAAATCCGTCCATGAAGCAGTCCTCGAACTTTTACGCGATTCCGGCGTCAACGGTGCAACCCTGCTCAGAGGAATTGAAGGTTACGGAGCGGACGGAAAGATCCATACCCTGAAGATCCTGAACCTGAGCAATGACCTCCCGGTAGTTGTGGAGGCTGTTGACAGCGAAGAAAAAATCAGGGCTCTGGTTCCGAAGCTGAAAGAAATTGTAGGAAAAGAGCTAATGACGATGCAGACGGTGGAAGTTCTTTAA